Proteins from a genomic interval of Oncorhynchus clarkii lewisi isolate Uvic-CL-2024 chromosome 13, UVic_Ocla_1.0, whole genome shotgun sequence:
- the LOC139424131 gene encoding B-cell receptor CD22-like, producing MDPTSVSERENVTLTCRTNCTLDPITVYSWFKNGQSIPNSNTSSPVYILFSVSSEDTGRYSCAVEGHEDLPSAEETLTVRYGPKDTSVSVSPSGEIVEGSSVNLTCSSDANPPVENYTWYKRNVTSPKASGQSYTIHNVSSEDREGYYCEALNIIGRETIPVHINVISVFSWVPVVGVGAVLTAGALLVTIYCYMKRRSTGGSDTTADTLIQGLPCDTAPQIDAEPSDYGNWSEPPKNLESDTDPQIDVEPSDYENWSEPPKILESDTYPQIDAEPSDYENWSEPPQNLD from the exons ATGGATCCTACATCTGTGTCAGAGAGGGAGAATGTCACACTGACATGTAGAACCAACTGTACACTGGACCCCATCACAGTCTACAGTTGGTTTAAGAATGGACAGTCTATACCAAACAGCAacacctcctctcctgtctatATCCTATTCTCAGTCAGCAGTGAGGATACAGGCAGATACTCCTGTGCTGTAGAAGGACATGAGGATCTCCCCTCTGCTGAAGAGACTCTCACTGTCAGAT ATGGCCCAAAGGACACctcagtgtcagtcagtccctctggtgaaatagtggagggcagttcagtgaatctgacctgcagcagtgatGCCAACCCACCTGTGGAAAACTACACCTGGTACAAGAGGAATGTAACCTCACCAAAAGCATCAGGACAGAGTTACACCATCCATAACGTCAGctctgaggacagagagggatacTACTGTGAGGCTCTGAACATTATAGGGAGAGAGACTATCCCTGTCCATATTAATGTTATAT CAGTGTTTTCCTGGGTTcctgtggtgggggtgggggctgTCCTGACTGCTGGAGCTCTTCTTGTCACCATCTACTGCTATATGAAGAG GAGATCCACAGGAGGAAGTGATACCACAGCAGACACACTG ATTCAGGGACTCCCCTGTGACACAGCCCCTCAGATAGATGCTGAGCCCTCCGATTATGGGAACTGGAGCGAACCACCAAAGAACCTGGAAAGTGACACAGACCCTCAGATAGATGTTGAGCCCTCCGATTATGAGAACTGGAGCGAACCACCAAAGATCCTGGAAAGTGACACATATCCTCAGATAGATGCTGAGCCCTCCGATTATGAGAACTGGAGCgaaccaccacagaacctggactga